One window of Melopsittacus undulatus isolate bMelUnd1 chromosome 28 unlocalized genomic scaffold, bMelUnd1.mat.Z SUPER_28_unloc_1, whole genome shotgun sequence genomic DNA carries:
- the DHX16 gene encoding pre-mRNA-splicing factor ATP-dependent RNA helicase DHX16 produces the protein MAAAALERWVSGELQELLGLSGRHVPGYLVALARRSRSPEELLERLRDTEALRVDEPRVQAFARELWGKVPREARPEPPARAAERAALELQRRSQGYRLVESDDEGAGPAPSPAPSRGSAPSASRHRHLRRRRSESPEAPSPPPSPPPPAPDPPEEPEAEWEASERERLRDLEERDAFAERLRRRDRSRTVLTRPDAKAYEEAQKRLKVAEEDQKTLVPELRKRSRREYLAKREQDKLEELEAEIADEEQLFGEEVLSGPERSRLRYKRRLRDLAREYKRAGERERLEKSQRYRMPEERRGKVLEPEQPEAGAEEALAPRDEQRRWEEERMEAAALRFGARDAARHRPQPQYEVLLEEEHMVQFISASQMQGSQPQEEAAPAVSEAERRRQSVQEQRRSLPIFPYRDELVAAIAQHQVLVIEGETGSGKTTQIPQYLHEEGYTRQGLKIGITQPRRVAAMSVAARVAVEMGTKLGNEVGYSIRFEDCTSERTVLKYMTDGMLLREFLTEPDLASYSVLMVDEAHERTLHTDVLFGLLKDIARFRPQLKVLVASATLDTGRFAAFFDNAPVFRIPGRRFPVDIYYTKAPEADYLEACVVSVLQIHVTQPPGDILVFLTGQEEIEACVELLQERCRRLGSRLPELLVLPIYANLPSDMQARIFQPTPPGARKVVVATNIAETSVTIDGIVYVLDPGFCKQKSYSARTGMESLVVTPCSRASANQRAGRAGRVAPGKCFRLYTAWAFQHELEETPVPEIQRADLGSLVLLLKSLGINDLIHFDFLDPPPHETLVLALEQLYALGALNHMGELTTLGRRMAELPVEPMLAKMILASEQYGCTEEVLTVAAMLSVNNAVFYRPKDKVLHADSARRGFHLPGGDHLVLLNVYNQWVASGHSLQWCYEHFVQARSLRRARDVREQLEGLMERVEISPSSCGSDYSPVRKAITAGFFYHTARLTRGGYRTVKHQHSVFIHPNSALFEEQPRWVLYHELVCTTKEFMRQVIEIDSAWLLEVAPHYYQAKELEDGSTRKMPKKVGKSREELG, from the exons atggcggcggcggcgtTGGAGCGGTGGGTGTCcggggagctgcaggagctgctggggctcagcggcCGCCATGTCCCCGGTTACCTGGTGGCGCTGGCCCGGAGGAGCCGGAGCCccgaggagctgctggagcggCTCCGGGACACCGAGGCCCTGCGGGTGGACGAGCCCCGGGTGCAGGCCTTCGCCAGGGAGCTGTGGGGGAAG gTGCCCCGGGAGGCGCGGCCGGAGCCGCCTGCGCGCGCGGCCGAGCGCGCGGCGCTGGAGCTGCAGCGCCGCAGCCAAGGCTACCGATTGGTGGAGAGCGACGacgagggggcggggcctgcgcCGAGCCCCGCCCCCTCGCGTGGCTCCGCCCCCAGCGCCTCACGTCACCGGCACCTCCGGAGGCGACGCTCCGAGTCCCCCGAGGCTCCCAGCCCCCCCCCATCGCCCCCCCCACC GGCTCCGGACCCCCCCGAGGAGCCGGAAGCGGAATGGGAAGCGTCGGAACGGGAACGGCTCCGGGATCTGGAGGAGCGCGATGCCTTCGCCGAGCGCCTGCGGCGCCGGGATCGCTCCCGCACCGTCCTCACCCGCCCTGACGCCAAG GCCTACGAAGAAGCCCAGAAACGCCTCAAAGTCGCTGAAGAAGACCAGAAAACACTG GTACCGGAGCTACGGAAGCGATCCCGCCGGGAGTACCTGGCCAAGCGGGAGCAGGAcaagctggaggagctggaggctgaGATCGCGGACGAGGAGCAGCTCTTCGGGGAGGAGGTGCTCTCGGGGCCGGAGCGGAGCCGCCTGCGCTACAAGCGCCGCCTGCGGGACCTGGCGCGCGAGTACAAGCGGGCAGGGGAACGGGAGCGGCTGGAGAAGAGCCAGCGGTACCGGATGCCTGAGGAGCGGCGAGGAAAG GTGCTGGAGCCGGAGCAGCCggaggcaggggcagaggaggCTCTAGCGCCGCGGGACGAGCAGCGGCGCTGGGAAGAGGAGCGCATGGAGGCAGCTGCTCTGCGCTTCGGGGCCCGTGATGCCGCTCGCCACCGGCCACAGCCCCAGTATGAGgtcctgctggaggaggagcacATGGTGCAGTTCATCAGTGCCAGCCAGATGCAGGGCAGCCAGCCACAGGAG GAGGCAGCTCCGGCCGTGTCCGAGGCCGAGCGGCGGCGCCAGTCGGTGCAGGAGCAGCGCCGCAGCCTGCCCATCTTCCCATACCGGGATGAACTGGTGGCTGCCATCGCCCAGCACCAGGTCCTGGTCATCGAGGGCGAGACAGGCTCGGGGAAGACCACACAGATCCCACAGTACCTGCATGAGGAg GGCTACACGCGGCAGGGGTTGAAGATTGGCATCACACAGCCACGGAGAGTGGCTGCCATGAGTGTGGCAGCACGGGTGGCTGTGGAGATGGGAACCAAGCTGGGCAATGAG GTCGGGTACAGCATCCGCTTCGAGGACTGCACGTCGGAGCGCACAGTGCTCAAGTACATGACGGATGGGATGCTCCTGCGGGAATTCCTCACCGAGCCCGACCTCGCCTCCTACAG TGTGCTGATGGTGGACGAGGCCCACGAGCGCACGCTGCACACGGACGTGCTCTTCGGGCTGCTCAAGGACATCGCTCGCTTCCGGCCGCAGCTCAAGGTGCTGGTGGCCTCAGCCACGCTGGACACCGGACGCTTCGCTGCCTTCTTCGACAACGCGCCCGTGTTCCGCATCCCCGGGCGCCGCTTCCCTGTCGACATCTACTACACCAAG GCTCCTGAGGCCGATTACCTGGAGGCGTGTGTGGTGTCAGTGCTGCAGATCCACGTCACGCAGCCCCCCGGGGACATCCTCGTCTTCCTCACCGGCCAG GAGGAGATCGAGGCGTGcgtggagctgctgcaggagcgGTGCCGGCGCCTGGGCTCGCGCCTACcggagctgctggtgctgcccatCTATGCCAACCTGCCCTCGGACATGCAGGCTCGCATCTTCCAGCCCACCCCCCCCGGCGCACGCAAG GTGGTGGTGGCCACCAACATCGCGGAGACCTCGGTGACCATCGACGGCATCGTCTACGTCCTGGACCCCGGGTTCTGCAAGCAGAAGAGCTACAGCGCCCGCACCGGCATGGAGTCCCTCGTGGTCACCCCCTGCTCAAGG GCCTCAGCCAACCAGCGCGCAGGCCGAGCCGGGCGGGTGGCTCCAGGGAAGTGCTTCAGGCTCTACACGGCCTGGGCCTTCCAGCATGAGCTGGAGGAGACTCCAGTGCCCGAGATCCAGCGCGCGGACCTGGgctccctggtgctgctgctcaagaGCCTCG GCATCAATGACCTGATCCACTTTGACTTCCTGGACCCTCCCCCCCACGAGACGCTGGTGCtggcactggagcagctctATGCCCTGGGAGCCCTCAACCACATGGGCGAGCTCACCACG CTGGGCCGGCGCATGGCGGAGCTGCCGGTGGAGCCGATGTTGGCCAAGATGATCCTGGCCTCTGAGCA GTACGGCTGCACGGAGGAGGTGCTGACGGTGGCCGCCATGCTCTCGGTCAACAACGCTGTGTTCTACCGGCCCAAGGACAAGGTCCTGCACGCGGACAGCGCCCGGCGCGGCTTCCACCTGCCCGGGGGGGACCACCTGGTGCTGCTCAACGTCTACAACCAG TGGGTGGCGAGCGGTCACTCCCTGCAGTGGTGCTACGAGCACTTCGTGCAGGCTCGATCCCTGCGCCGGGCACGGGATGTGCGTGAGCAGCTCGAGGGGCTCATGGAGCGAGTGGAGATCAGCCCGAGCTCGTGTGGCAGCGACTACAGCCCCGTCCGCAAG GCCATCACAGCCGGGTTCTTCTACCACACGGCGCGGCTGACACGCGGTGGGTACCGCACGGTGAAGCACCAGCACTCGGTGTTCATCCACCCCAACAGTGCCCTGTTCGAGGAGCAGCCCCGATGGGTGCTCTACCATGAGCTCGTCTGCACCACCAAGGAGTTCATGCGGCAG GTGATCGAGATCGACAGCGCGTGGCTGCTGGAGGTGGCTCCACATTACTACCAGGCCAAGGAGCTGGAGGACGGCAGCACCCGCAAGATGCCCAAGAAGGTCGGGAAGAGCCGGGAGGAGCTGGGATGA
- the C28H6orf136 gene encoding uncharacterized protein C6orf136 homolog has translation MYRQGRAAAARLRAWPPPERSAHAHMHPRRYRARPQDVAPPGGRRPALPRPLSLSPPEGLGGAFTTVDGRREDDIDVRDGPGASVLLLLRGPALLGPAPEPPDRRPPSMEEHLAVMHQKLQHELPNFFFKIPDYGLYSHDVEFINHLLHMHTRGRPMYQVAVALCRALAWGYFASLRLEVLALTRHPEDWSIRARWRLTGLPLHLCVLRFYRRDKAALLRSYDALSTFFLNSQGLIRCHHVDKLMPAPTPLAQDKKLLVAAAVAALPVPPPVPPLHLAMKPSDTPGDP, from the exons ATGTACCGGCAGGGCcgggccgccgccgcccggcTCCGGGCATGGCCCCCACCGGAGCGCTCCGCGCATGCGCACATGCACCCCCGCCGCTACCGAGCGCGGCCGCAG GACGTGGCGCCCCCCGGTGGCCGCCGCCCGGCGCTGCCGCGGCCGCTGTCGCTGTCCCCCCCCGAGGGCCTCGGCGGAGCCTTCACCACCGTGGACGGGAGACGTGAGGATGACATCGATGTCCGGGACGGACCCGGAGCCTCcgtcctgctgctgctgcggggACCGGCCCTGCTGGGGCCGGCACCGGAGCCCCCCGACCGCCGGCCCCCGTCCATGGAGGAGCACTTGGCTGTCATGCACCAGAAGCTGCAGCACGAG ctccccaaTTTCTTCTTCAAGATCCCCGATTATGGCCTCTACTCCCACGACGTGGAGTTCATCAACCACCTCCTGCACATGCACACGCG GGGCCGGCCCATGTACCAGGTGGCCGTGGCGCTGTGCCGGGCGCTGGCCTGGGGCTACTTCGCCAGCCTGAGGCTGGAGGTGCTGGCGCTCACCCGGCACCCCGAGGACTGGAGCATCCGGGCGCGATGGAGGCTCACGGGGCTGCCCCTGCACCTCTGCGTGCTGCGCTTCTACCGGCGGGACAAGGCTGCCCTCCTGCG GTCCTACGATGCCCTCTCCACCTTCTTCCTCAACTCACAGGGGCTCATCCGCTGCCACCACGTGGACAAG CTGATGCCGGCCCCGACGCCGCTGGCCCAGGACAAGAAGCTGTTGGTGGCTGCCGCGGTGGCCGCGCTCCCGGTGCCACCACCGGTGCCCCCCCTGCACCTCGCCATGAAGCCCTCGGACACTCCGGGGGACCCCTGa
- the ATAT1 gene encoding alpha-tubulin N-acetyltransferase 1 has translation MEFPFDLGPVLGDRVCVVDQHLRPAGRRGPAHRGDLEQQLRTVIDELGKASAKAQGLPSPVTSASRMETNRHVLYILRDPEGRGAPKGAVIGFLKVGYKKLFLLDRSGAHIEAEPLCVLDFYIHESLQRHGYGRELFHHMLQSERVEPWRLAVDRPSGKLLAFLNKHYGLEDAIPQVNNFVIFEGFFSTRPAAPPRRPPPKRPEEQIKPYSLSERDFLREEAEPPWPFNLSPGRPGGSPVRGSLRPFLLRRDLDGGPAPAPPPAPLQLARARRPLSPTAAPPHPPHGRALGGSCLLGDVGCPIAPMGARCFPCGSSGELVPALQCLRPAPWGAPSCPIGACRPYKCPSQPHWGGPSSCPTGAWPCPTALWVPVCAPWVPVLTPQLQWGPVPALWVLSLPPPPPPSAHVLCLRVTSPGRRGHGGAGAYPR, from the exons ATGGAGTTCCCGTTCGACCTCGGGCCGGTGCTCGGTGACCGGGTCTGTGTGGTGGACCAGCACCTGCGGCCTGCGGGGCGCCGAGGGCCCGCCCACCG AGGGgacctggagcagcagctgaggacGGTCATTGATGAGCTGGGCAAGGCCTCGGCCAAG GCCCAGGGCCTCCCGTCCCCCGTCACCAGCGCCAGCCGCATGGAGACCAACCGGCATGTGCTGTACATCCTGCGGGACCCCGAGGGCCGGGG aGCCCCCAAGGGCGCTGTCATCGGCTTCCTCAAGGTTGGCTACaagaagctcttcctgctg GACCGCTCTGGTGCCCACATCGAAGCAGAGCCCCTGTGTGTGCTGGACTTCTACATCCATGAATCCCTGCAGCGCCATGGTTACGGCCGGGAGCTCTTCCATCACATGCTGCAG AGCGAGCGAGTGGAGCCCTGGCGCCTGGCTGTGGATAGGCCCTCGGGGAAGCTCCTGGCCTTCCTGAACAAGCACTATGGGCTGGAGGATGCCATCCCACAG GTCAACAACTTCGTCATCTTCGAAGGCTTCTTCTCCACCCGCCCCG ccgcccccccccgccgcccgccccccAAGCGCCCCGAGGAGCAGATCAAGCCCTATTCCCTGTCGGAGCGCGACT TCCTGCGGGAGGAGGCGGAGCCTCCGTGGCCCTTCAACCTcagccccggccgcccggggGGGTCCCCGGTACGTGGCAGCCTCCGGCCCTTCCTGCTCCGCCGGGACCTGGATGGGGGCCCGGCCCCCGCGCCCCCCCCCGCGCCGCTCCAG ctcgCTCGGGCGCGTCGGCCGCTGAGCCCCACGGCagctcccccccaccccccccacgGCAGGGCCTTGGGGGGCTCGTGTCTGctgggggatgtggggtgccccatagcccctatggGTGCCCGTTGCTTCCCCTGCGGCTCCAGTGGGGAGCTTGTCCCTGCCCTACAGTGTCTTCGTCCTGCCCCATGGGGtgccccttcctgccccataggTGCCTGTCGTCCCTACAAGTGCCCGTCCCAGCCCCACTGGGGGGGTCCCAGTTCGTGCCCCACGGGTGCCTGGCCCTGCCCCACTGCACTGTGGGTGCCGGTTTGTGCCCCATGGGTGCCCGTCCTCACCCCACAGCTCCAATGGGGACCCGTTCCTGCCCTATGGGTGCtgtccctgcccccccccccccccc CGTCGGCTCACGTGTTGTGTCTGCGTGTGACGTCACCGGGGAGGCGTGGCCACGGCGGCGCCGGCGCCTATCCGCgctaa
- the MRPS18B gene encoding small ribosomal subunit protein mS40 isoform X2 encodes MALPMGTALLRAARAGLRALRRPLWAPDTPRLCSTQEAAKPPPSPYEERPWEYLESEEYRSTYGDQPVWFGYRRNHKGSIPPQRTRKACLNVKLLDQFICPHSGVIFHPTHTGVCMKQHKLLSQAIAQAQDHGLLWLQVPFVPTPRGDFSTRHPAVGRTPSPPGPGPWYPWYEWQPPPPAAVARIRRIYRQYLKEGAAPVTPAAPAEGQ; translated from the exons ATGGCGCTGCCCATGGGGACGGCGCTGCTGCGGGCGGCCCGAGCCGGCCTGCGGGCCCTGCGGCGGCCGCTGTGGGCTCCG gaCACCCCCCggctctgcagcacccaggAAGCGGCCAAACCCCCCCCGAGCCCCTACGAGGAGCGGCCCTGGGAGTACCTGGAAAGTGAAG aGTACCGCAGCACCTATGGCGACCAGCCCGTCTGGTTTGGCTACCGCCGCAACCACAAAGGATCCATCCCCCCCCAGCGCACCCGCAAGGCCTGCCTG aACGTGAAGCTCCTGGACCAGTTCATCTGCCCGCACTCAGGTGTCATCTTCCACCccacacacacag GCGTGTGCATGAAGCAGCACAAGCTCCTCTCTCAGGCCATCGCTCAGGCCCAGGACCACG gcctgctctggctgcaggtGCCCTTCGTGCCCACGCCCCGAGGGGACTTCAGCACCCGGCACCCGGCCGTGGGCAGGACCCCCTCTCCGCCGGGCCCGGGGCCCTGGTACCCATGGTACGAGTGGCAGccgcccccccccgccgccgtCGCCCGCATCCGCCGCATTTACCGGCAGTACCTGaaggaaggagcggccccggtCACCCCCGCGGCCCCGGCCGAGGGGCAATAA
- the MRPS18B gene encoding small ribosomal subunit protein mS40 isoform X1, with translation MALPMGTALLRAARAGLRALRRPLWAPDTPRLCSTQEAAKPPPSPYEERPWEYLESEEYRSTYGDQPVWFGYRRNHKGSIPPQRTRKACLRKGKRVGNPCPICRDRNLHVDYRNVKLLDQFICPHSGVIFHPTHTGVCMKQHKLLSQAIAQAQDHGLLWLQVPFVPTPRGDFSTRHPAVGRTPSPPGPGPWYPWYEWQPPPPAAVARIRRIYRQYLKEGAAPVTPAAPAEGQ, from the exons ATGGCGCTGCCCATGGGGACGGCGCTGCTGCGGGCGGCCCGAGCCGGCCTGCGGGCCCTGCGGCGGCCGCTGTGGGCTCCG gaCACCCCCCggctctgcagcacccaggAAGCGGCCAAACCCCCCCCGAGCCCCTACGAGGAGCGGCCCTGGGAGTACCTGGAAAGTGAAG aGTACCGCAGCACCTATGGCGACCAGCCCGTCTGGTTTGGCTACCGCCGCAACCACAAAGGATCCATCCCCCCCCAGCGCACCCGCAAGGCCTGCCTG CGCAAGGGGAAGCGGGTGGGGAACCCCTGCCCCATCTGTCGGGACCGCAACCTCCATGTGGACTATCGG aACGTGAAGCTCCTGGACCAGTTCATCTGCCCGCACTCAGGTGTCATCTTCCACCccacacacacag GCGTGTGCATGAAGCAGCACAAGCTCCTCTCTCAGGCCATCGCTCAGGCCCAGGACCACG gcctgctctggctgcaggtGCCCTTCGTGCCCACGCCCCGAGGGGACTTCAGCACCCGGCACCCGGCCGTGGGCAGGACCCCCTCTCCGCCGGGCCCGGGGCCCTGGTACCCATGGTACGAGTGGCAGccgcccccccccgccgccgtCGCCCGCATCCGCCGCATTTACCGGCAGTACCTGaaggaaggagcggccccggtCACCCCCGCGGCCCCGGCCGAGGGGCAATAA